The Candidatus Bathyanammoxibius amoris genomic sequence GCCTGATAAGATAATGCATTGTAGCCTGGCTTAACCTTGAATCTCGCTCGCGGCTCTCTACGCGGCGTTACTACTTCTGTACCTTCATAGCTTGTTGCCTCAATAGGCCGCTCCCCTTTTTCTCCCACAAGAGAGTCGAGTTGATATTGTATTTTTAATACCTGTTCCTGAAGTATAGCAACTTGTTCTTTTAGTTCTGAGAGTTCATCAGCACAGGCTGGCAAGGAATATGATAGACATAAAATGATTATCCCCCATTTCATAACATCCCCTTTCTGCTATTCCTTAATTTTTGTAGTATTCCACGCTACAATTCCCCCGATGCTCCTTCCTGTATTTCTTTTTCCTGTGGAGGTTGGATAATGGGTGTCTGTTGTGCGGGTGTGGGTGCCGCTTCTTTGGCGGCTTGTTTTGTTCTTGTAGCCTTTCGCTTTCTCTTGATTTTTACATCGCCGATTTCCTCCCACGCCTTCTTAGACAACATCTTTTTTATATTGTCCGCTAAATCCTGCTCGTCAACTCTCACCCCCGACATTCTTCTTAAGAGTTTACCTATCACCTTTAACGTGTCCTCGTGGAATATAGCCCGAACAATGCTTTTGGGTGAAAGGGTTTTAACCTTAGCAAGATAATTCTCTAACGCCCCTTTTTGTACGTTCTTTTTGTGGAGGAGGGCTATTTTGGAGGCCACCACCTTTGGGTTGTCTTCTAAAAGGTCAACAGACCAGACCAGGTCGCTTTGGATTCCTTCATCAAAAGTAAGGTGGTACAACAGCCAATATTTACCATTTGTTAATAGGACCCACGGTACCCCAGAATTGGCAGCATAGTTACTCGCTTGCTCACTGTGTCTTTCCTTCAGCTTGATACCGGCCTGCTTGACTTCCACGAGGAACGCAATCCTGCCCTTTATTGTTATAGCATAATCAACGTAACGGTCTTTGATCATGTGCTCTTTTGATATTTCCGTGAAAACATCGTAACCCAACACATCCTCAAAAAACTTGCTTATTCTCAACGAGGTCTCTGCTTCGTTAATGGCTTGCTCGTGCGTTGTGCGGAAAATAGGAATGTACTTCTTTAATCCCTTGTTAATCTCAATTGCCATAACAATCCCCTTTCTTCGTGGCGTGGCTTTGTTTAGATATGTTTTTTGTTGTACGTATGCGTCTCAGGCAGGCTTGTCTAACGGGAAAATGTACTACTGCCCGGAAGGATTGTCAAGCATTATGAGAAATTTGCGGAATTCTGTAATGCTTAGAAATAGCAAAGGCGGTATCTGGCTCAGAAGACGTCTTTTAATTTAAGTAAGTAAGAATAGATGGTGGGCGATAGTGGACTCGAACCACCGACCTCCTGCTTGTAAGGCAGGCGCTCTAGCCAACTGAGCTAATCGCCCGTTTGGAAGATACACGTCATTTAAGGGTTTAATCCACTACTTCGGCTGGTTTATCTTTATCCACTCGTCCATGGGAAGGACGGGCCGGAACGAACCCGTCTGCGTGGGCACGAGCGGTAAGAAGAACTCCACTACTGATTTATAGTCCCTGGCCTGGACGATTATATAATAATCATGCTCGGTAACGGTGACGTACGAACCGAGGATTTTTATGCCCTTTTTCCCGGCGGCGTCACGGTTCGCCCAGAAGTCGCTGAGCATCTTCGCCCCCTCGCTGGTCCTGCCGGGGCAGTTCTCCGGGGTATGGGTCCAGTGGGCTATATAAATAGTGCCTTCATTATCCACGGCAAAAACTTCCTCCCGGCGTGGCTGTCTTAAAATTATACAAGAAGGTAAGGCGTCGAAACCACCAGATACCTGATAACCCGGGGCAGTCCATAATCATAATTATAATAAAGGGCCGGAGTATACACCACGGTAACTTAGCTGTCAACATGGGCGCCTATATCCTATATCTGCCCTGCTTGTGGTTTCGCCCTGTGTTTTGGTCTCGCGAAGTATGGTCTCAGATTGATGGTCGCGTGGAATATGGCCAGCGCCACGGTAACAAAGGCGCAAAAGCGATGGAATGGAAAGATATTCAACCCGTGACCTGAGTGTTCTGTATGTTCTGGTAATTCTACCATAAGCACACCCAGTATCATGGTCGATATAACAAGAACCAAGAGTGCGATACCCGTTGCCAGGCTAA encodes the following:
- a CDS encoding type I restriction enzyme HsdR N-terminal domain-containing protein, with amino-acid sequence MAIEINKGLKKYIPIFRTTHEQAINEAETSLRISKFFEDVLGYDVFTEISKEHMIKDRYVDYAITIKGRIAFLVEVKQAGIKLKERHSEQASNYAANSGVPWVLLTNGKYWLLYHLTFDEGIQSDLVWSVDLLEDNPKVVASKIALLHKKNVQKGALENYLAKVKTLSPKSIVRAIFHEDTLKVIGKLLRRMSGVRVDEQDLADNIKKMLSKKAWEEIGDVKIKRKRKATRTKQAAKEAAPTPAQQTPIIQPPQEKEIQEGASGEL
- a CDS encoding GYD domain-containing protein, with product MDNEGTIYIAHWTHTPENCPGRTSEGAKMLSDFWANRDAAGKKGIKILGSYVTVTEHDYYIIVQARDYKSVVEFFLPLVPTQTGSFRPVLPMDEWIKINQPK